In one window of Photorhabdus laumondii subsp. laumondii DNA:
- the yjgA gene encoding ribosome biogenesis factor YjgA: MAKQPEDWLNDYPAEEEEEEIIWVSKSEIKRDAEALKKLGTELVELSKSALERVPLDEDLLAAIELAQKIKREGRRRQLQFIGKLLRTRDVEPITIALDKLKNRHNQQITLLHKLEELRDKLIDGNDDVIDEVVALFPQTDRQQLRTLIRNAKKEKAANKPPKSYRQIFQYLKDMAESA, translated from the coding sequence ATGGCGAAGCAGCCTGAAGATTGGCTCAATGATTATCCTGCTGAAGAGGAAGAAGAAGAGATAATCTGGGTCAGTAAAAGCGAAATTAAACGTGATGCCGAAGCATTGAAAAAGCTGGGTACAGAATTGGTTGAGCTCAGCAAAAGTGCGCTTGAACGCGTTCCGTTAGATGAAGATCTGCTGGCCGCCATTGAACTTGCACAGAAGATAAAAAGAGAGGGGCGCCGTCGCCAATTACAATTTATTGGCAAACTGCTGCGTACCCGGGATGTCGAGCCAATTACCATTGCGCTTGATAAACTGAAAAATCGCCATAATCAGCAAATCACTCTGCTCCATAAACTGGAAGAATTACGTGATAAATTGATTGATGGCAATGACGATGTTATTGATGAGGTTGTGGCGTTATTCCCACAAACCGATCGCCAGCAATTGCGTACTTTGATCCGCAACGCCAAAAAAGAAAAGGCGGCAAATAAGCCACCTAAATCTTATCGTCAGATTTTCCAGTATCTTAAAGATATGGCTGAATCCGCTTAA
- a CDS encoding barstar family protein translates to MHKVEFDFDRIPDLKMFYQQFSEQFELGDEFGSNLDALWDVVTGGIELPVEVNFIHFTQQKERDFSSLVLLFEEAEEELEGELSFNIFP, encoded by the coding sequence ATGCATAAAGTGGAGTTTGATTTTGACCGTATCCCTGATCTGAAAATGTTCTATCAGCAGTTTTCTGAACAATTTGAGTTAGGAGACGAGTTTGGTAGTAATTTGGATGCTCTGTGGGATGTTGTGACAGGCGGAATTGAGTTACCTGTAGAGGTCAATTTCATCCATTTTACGCAGCAGAAAGAACGTGATTTCTCCTCGTTAGTGCTTTTGTTTGAAGAAGCAGAAGAAGAACTGGAAGGGGAACTTAGTTTTAATATTTTCCCCTAA
- a CDS encoding ribonuclease domain-containing protein, with translation MKKTWLAGVLLTVLAVTCGTFAKGVDKTLLQEPETGRSTSAIQRIEGLTEQNNVVAYLRQNNKLPDIYITKKQARDLGWNAKQGNLCQVLPGRAIGGDKFTNREKKLPMKPKRQWFEADVNYRCGHRGSDRLLYSSDGLIYLTLDHYRSFTLME, from the coding sequence ATGAAGAAGACTTGGCTAGCAGGTGTGTTACTGACTGTTTTGGCTGTGACTTGTGGTACTTTTGCTAAAGGTGTTGATAAGACACTGTTGCAGGAGCCAGAAACAGGTAGGAGTACCTCAGCAATACAACGGATTGAAGGGCTAACTGAACAGAATAATGTGGTGGCTTACTTACGACAGAATAATAAATTGCCCGATATTTATATTACTAAGAAGCAGGCCCGCGATCTTGGCTGGAATGCAAAACAGGGAAATTTATGTCAAGTTCTGCCGGGTAGAGCAATTGGTGGTGACAAATTTACTAATCGTGAAAAAAAGCTACCAATGAAACCGAAACGTCAGTGGTTTGAAGCAGATGTTAACTACCGTTGTGGGCACCGAGGGAGTGACAGATTGCTTTATTCATCTGATGGTCTGATTTATCTGACGTTGGATCATTACAGAAGTTTTACCTTAATGGAGTAA
- the tldD gene encoding metalloprotease TldD, producing MSLTSVSEHLLAANKLSHQDLFSVLGQLAERRLDYADLYFQSSYHESWVLEDRIIKDGSYNIDQGVGVRAISGEKTGFAYADQITLNALQQSAQAARSIVHENGNGKVHTFGEVTYSQLYAAIDPLQSFSREEKIALLQRVDQVARAEDPRVQEVNASLTGIYERVLVAATDGTLAADIRPLVRLSVTVLVEDNGKREHGTSGGGGRYGYEYFLEVASGQIRAEQFAREAVRMALVNLSAVAAPAGTMPVVLGAGWPGVLLHEAVGHGLEGDFNRRGTSVFSGQIGEKVASELCTVVDDATIKGRRGSLAIDDEGVPGQYNVLIENGILKGYMQDKMNARLMGVAPTGNGRRESYAHLPMPRMTNTYLLAGHSTPEEIISSVENGLYAPNFGGGQVDITSGKFVFSTSEAYLIENGKITKPVKGATLIGSGIEAMQQISMVGNDLDLDKGVGVCGKEGQSVPVGVGQPTLKLDNLTVGGTA from the coding sequence ATGAGTTTAACTTCTGTCAGTGAACACTTACTGGCTGCAAATAAATTAAGCCATCAAGATCTGTTTTCAGTACTCGGTCAACTGGCTGAACGTCGACTGGATTATGCCGATCTCTATTTTCAGTCCAGTTACCATGAATCTTGGGTGTTGGAAGATCGGATTATTAAGGATGGTTCCTATAATATTGATCAGGGGGTTGGCGTTAGGGCAATCAGTGGTGAAAAAACGGGTTTTGCTTATGCAGACCAGATCACGTTGAATGCGCTGCAACAAAGTGCACAGGCTGCCCGTAGCATCGTCCATGAAAATGGGAATGGTAAAGTTCATACCTTTGGCGAAGTGACCTATTCTCAGCTTTATGCAGCAATTGATCCGCTGCAAAGTTTTTCCCGTGAAGAAAAGATCGCATTATTGCAGCGTGTGGATCAGGTGGCTCGTGCTGAAGATCCGAGAGTACAGGAAGTCAATGCTAGCCTGACAGGGATCTATGAACGGGTGTTGGTTGCGGCAACCGATGGGACCTTGGCTGCTGATATTCGTCCTCTCGTTCGCTTATCTGTCACGGTACTGGTGGAAGATAACGGCAAACGTGAACACGGCACCAGCGGTGGTGGTGGCCGTTACGGTTATGAATATTTTCTGGAAGTGGCTAGTGGTCAGATCCGTGCAGAACAATTTGCCCGTGAAGCTGTTCGTATGGCACTGGTGAATCTTTCCGCTGTTGCTGCACCTGCTGGTACTATGCCGGTTGTTCTAGGGGCTGGTTGGCCGGGAGTATTGCTGCATGAAGCTGTTGGTCATGGGCTGGAAGGTGATTTTAACCGCCGTGGTACTTCGGTGTTTTCTGGTCAGATTGGTGAGAAGGTCGCGTCAGAACTCTGTACTGTGGTTGATGATGCCACGATAAAAGGTCGCCGTGGGTCATTGGCAATTGATGATGAAGGCGTTCCTGGACAATACAATGTATTGATTGAAAATGGCATTCTGAAAGGTTACATGCAGGACAAAATGAATGCACGTCTGATGGGGGTCGCGCCGACTGGCAATGGTCGCCGTGAATCTTATGCCCATTTGCCAATGCCTCGTATGACTAATACCTATTTGCTGGCGGGTCATTCCACGCCAGAAGAGATCATAAGTAGTGTAGAAAATGGTTTATATGCGCCAAATTTTGGTGGTGGTCAAGTGGATATCACTTCCGGTAAATTCGTGTTCTCGACATCGGAGGCTTATCTGATTGAGAACGGTAAAATTACCAAACCAGTGAAAGGTGCAACTCTTATCGGTTCCGGTATTGAGGCGATGCAGCAGATCTCTATGGTAGGAAACGATCTTGATCTAGATAAAGGTGTCGGGGTTTGTGGCAAAGAGGGCCAGAGCGTACCTGTTGGTGTTGGTCAGCCTACTTTGAAACTGGACAACTTGACCGTTGGAGGAACAGCCTGA